The DNA region GGGTCGTGCTGCTCGCCTTCGACCTGGACAACACCGTCGTCACCCGCGATCACGCCCTGCCGGCCGCGACCGACGCCGCGATTCGCAAGGCGCGCGACGCGGGCCACCTCGTCACGGTCCTCACCGGGCGCCCGTTGGCGTCCGCGACGCCGTTCGTGGAGGCGTTGGAGGTGCTGCCGGGGCCGTACTCGGTGAACCACGGGGCGCTCGTGTTCGGGCGCGCCGGGGAGGTCCTCAAGCGCCGCCGCATGACCCGCGCGCACGTCGAGGCGTTGCTCTCGCCGCCGCTGCGACCGCCCGACGTGCCGTACGCCTGCATGGTGGACGACGCGCTGTTCGTCGAGGACCCCGCCGACCCCCGCTGGTCGTGGGCGCACACCGCCAACCGGCGGGTCGAGCGCTACGCCGCGGGCGTGGTCCACGAGGCGGACAAGGTGGTGTTCTCCAGCAACGGTCGCAGCGCCGACCTGCAGGCCAGCATCGCCGCGGAGCACGACCTGACCTTCTACCGCTGGAACGACGGCTACCTCGAGATCACCGCGCGCGACGCGGACAAGGGCGCCGCCCTGGCGTTGATCGCGGAGACCCTCGCGGTCGCGCGGGAGGACGTCGTGGCGTTCGGGGACGGCGCGAACGACGTCACGATGCTCGCCTGGGCGGGCCACGGCGTGTCGGTCGGCCCGCACGCCTCGCC from Trueperaceae bacterium includes:
- a CDS encoding HAD-IIB family hydrolase; its protein translation is MLLAFDLDNTVVTRDHALPAATDAAIRKARDAGHLVTVLTGRPLASATPFVEALEVLPGPYSVNHGALVFGRAGEVLKRRRMTRAHVEALLSPPLRPPDVPYACMVDDALFVEDPADPRWSWAHTANRRVERYAAGVVHEADKVVFSSNGRSADLQASIAAEHDLTFYRWNDGYLEITARDADKGAALALIAETLAVAREDVVAFGDGANDVTMLAWAGHGVSVGPHASPEVRAAAQEHVAAPEEGGVAGWLAAHAHG